The proteins below come from a single Rhodospirillaceae bacterium genomic window:
- a CDS encoding SlyX family protein, which produces MSEEQSGRINQLEEALAHQEVMSHDLSDELAKQWQTIERLTRRIKELEEKVATRIAAADAPESGDPPPPHY; this is translated from the coding sequence ATGAGTGAGGAGCAGTCGGGACGGATTAATCAGCTGGAAGAAGCGCTGGCCCATCAAGAGGTGATGAGCCATGATTTGAGCGACGAGCTGGCCAAACAATGGCAGACCATTGAGCGCCTGACCCGCCGTATAAAGGAACTGGAAGAAAAAGTGGCGACCCGTATTGCCGCCGCTGACGCACCCGAATCGGGTGATCCGCCGCCGCCCCATTATTAG